From the genome of Haloplanus vescus:
CCGCGTGGGAGGTCATCCCACCCTCGTCGGTGACGATGGCGGCGGCGCGTTTCATCGCCGGCACCATGTCGGGCATCGTCATCTCAGTGACGATGACGTCGCCCTCCTGCACTTGGTCGAGGTGGTCGAGTTTGGTAACGATGCGGACGGCGCCCGAGGCGACCCCCGGACTCGCGCCGAGGCCCGAGAGCAGGTGCTCGTCGCTCTCCTCGTCATCGGTCTCGTCACTCTCGTCGGCGCCGCTCGCGTCGTCGTCGATGGTCGTAATCGGACGCGACTGGAGCATGAAGACCTCGCCGCCGGCGACGGCCCACTCGACGTCCTGCGGTTCGCCGTAGTGGTCTTCGACCTTCCGTCCGAGTTCGATCAGGCGGTCGATTTCCTCCTGCGTGAGAACGCGCTCGTCGCGTTTCTCCTCGGGGACGTCCGTCTCGATGGTTTCGCCCGTCGCCTCGTCTTTGACGTGCATCACCTTCTTCGTCGCGACCGTCTCCTGTTCGACCTCGCCAGAGTTGCGGTCGACGACGTAGTTGTCGGGCGACACCGCACCGGAGACGACCGCCTCGCCGAGACCCCATGCCGCCTCGATGATGATGCGCGGGTCACCCGTCGAGGGGTGGCTGGTGAACATCACGCCGCTCTTCTCGGCGTCGACCATCGTCTGGACGACGACAGCGATGTCGACTTCCTCGTGCGGGAAGCCCTTCTGGTTCCGGTAGTAGATGGCTCGCTGGGAGAACAGCGACGCCCAGCACTCCTGTACGCGGTCGACCAGGTCGTCTTCCGTGACGTTCAGGAACGTCTCCTGCTGGCCAGCGAAGGACGCGTCCGGCAGGTCCTCCGCCGTCGCCGACGAGCGGACCGCGACGAACTCCTCGCCGTTACCCATCGTCCGGTACGCCTCGACGATTTCGTCGCGTACCTTGTCGGGGACTTCCGTCTCGACGATGAGTTCGTGTGCGCGCTCGTGGGCCGCTTCGAGCGCTTCCGAGTCCTCGGAGTCGACGTCGACCGCCGAGAACAGTTCCTCGTCAATGCCAGCCTCTTCGATGAACGTCCGATAGGTACCCGCCGTCACGACGAATCCCGGGGGGACCGGCAGTCCCGCCCCCGTGAGTTCGCCGAGCGACGCTCCTTTGCCACCGACCGTCCCCAGATCGGCGGATCGCACGTCCTCCAGCCAAGCTACAGCCATTTCGTACGCAGGAATCCCACCAGAACGATAAAGAAGGTTTCGAACCGTGCAACTACGGCCAAATTTGCGCCCCCGGCGAGAGCCGTTTCAGGCTTCGAGAATGTCGTCCTCGTCGGACGGAGGGACGGCGAGCGTGCCGTCGAGCGACGTGACCGCTCGCCCGCCGACACGGACCGTCTCGCCGTCGACTTCGACGTGGACCAGTCCCGGTCGGTCGACGAAATGGCCCTGCTCGAAGCGCATCGACGCCGGCGGGTCGTCGAAGGCGTCGACCGTGTGGAGGTACGCCCCGCAGGCGCCGCTCGCGGTGCCCGTCACCGGGTCCTCCGGCACGCCCGCGCCCGGCGCCCACATCCGTGCGTGGAGCGTCGACTCCGCATCGAGCGCGTCGAACGTGAACGCGTAGACACCGGTGGCGTCGTACGCCGCCGCCAACTCCTCGACTGCGGCCATGTCCGGGTCGGCCTCGGCGAGGCGTTCGAGGAAGTTCACCGGCACGAGCAGGAAGGGCAGGCCGACCGACGCGACGGCGGCCGGGAGGTCGGCGCCCACGTCCTGCATGGCCGCGGGGTCGATACCCAACGCCTCTCCCACGCGCTCGTAGTCCACGTCGACCGTCTCGACCGACGGGTCCTCCGTCTCCAGCCACGCCACGCCCTCGTCGGTCACCTCGACGTCGAGGACACCGGCGTTCGTCCGAAGCCGCCCCTCGTCCAGTCCACCCTCGTCGTCGAGGTGGACCAGGCTCGCGACCGTCGCGTGGCCACAGAGGTCGACCTCCTGTTCGGGGGTGAAATACCGGACGCGACGGTCCGCGTCGCCGTCGTCGAAGAGGAAGGCCGTTTCGCTCGCCCCGAGTTCGCGAGCGATGGCCACCATCTGCTCGGCATCGAGTCCCGTCGCGTCGGGGACGACGCCCGCGACGTTACCCGCGAGCGGTTCGTCCGCGAACGCGTCGATCAACAGCGTTCGGCGCGTCTCCATACCTCCGACGTGAACGGGCGACGACAAGACGTTAGGGGTCTCGGCCGAGTCGTAAGTCCTTACCCCACGGCCGTCACAGTCGGTGGTATGAGCGATCTCCCGGACGATTTCACCTGCACCATCACCAACTGGGAGTACATCTACGGCCTCTGTCGGGACGTCGCCGACGAGGTCCGGGCCGCAGAGTTCGACCCCGACGTCATCGTCGCCCTGGCCCGCGGTGGCTGGTTCGCCGGCCGGTGTTGCTGTGACTTCCTCGGGCTGGACGACCTCACCAGCCTGAAGATGGAACACTACGTCGGCACGGCGTCGAAAGGCGCCGACCCCGAGGTTCGCTACC
Proteins encoded in this window:
- the ppsA gene encoding phosphoenolpyruvate synthase, with translation MAVAWLEDVRSADLGTVGGKGASLGELTGAGLPVPPGFVVTAGTYRTFIEEAGIDEELFSAVDVDSEDSEALEAAHERAHELIVETEVPDKVRDEIVEAYRTMGNGEEFVAVRSSATAEDLPDASFAGQQETFLNVTEDDLVDRVQECWASLFSQRAIYYRNQKGFPHEEVDIAVVVQTMVDAEKSGVMFTSHPSTGDPRIIIEAAWGLGEAVVSGAVSPDNYVVDRNSGEVEQETVATKKVMHVKDEATGETIETDVPEEKRDERVLTQEEIDRLIELGRKVEDHYGEPQDVEWAVAGGEVFMLQSRPITTIDDDASGADESDETDDEESDEHLLSGLGASPGVASGAVRIVTKLDHLDQVQEGDVIVTEMTMPDMVPAMKRAAAIVTDEGGMTSHAAIVSRELGVPAVVGSGGATHTLEDGQVVTVDGEMGTVREGAVNVDSSASPGSDDDETPVGKRPKPVTATEVKVNVSIPEAASRAAKTGADGVGLLRLEHLVLSLDKTPERYIRDEGVEAYIEELMDGVQTVAEEFYPRPVRVRTIDAPTDEFRQLEGGEEEPHEHNPMLGYRGIRRSLDRPEVFEHELEAFKRLYDMGYENLEIMFPLVTDGDDVAAARGHMEAVGIDPDERDWGVMIETPASARGVDDIIAEGVDFVSFGTNDLTQYVLAVDRNNEHVSDRFDELHPAVLEMIGDAIDDCRAAGVDTSICGQAGSDPDMVDFLVRKGITSISANIDAVADVLDEVDKVEEQLILDSVR
- a CDS encoding PhzF family phenazine biosynthesis protein, coding for METRRTLLIDAFADEPLAGNVAGVVPDATGLDAEQMVAIARELGASETAFLFDDGDADRRVRYFTPEQEVDLCGHATVASLVHLDDEGGLDEGRLRTNAGVLDVEVTDEGVAWLETEDPSVETVDVDYERVGEALGIDPAAMQDVGADLPAAVASVGLPFLLVPVNFLERLAEADPDMAAVEELAAAYDATGVYAFTFDALDAESTLHARMWAPGAGVPEDPVTGTASGACGAYLHTVDAFDDPPASMRFEQGHFVDRPGLVHVEVDGETVRVGGRAVTSLDGTLAVPPSDEDDILEA